In one Streptomyces sp. T12 genomic region, the following are encoded:
- a CDS encoding ornithine cyclodeaminase family protein: MTDDVLFLSGDQVTRLLSLDAAIASQRAAFTALGADAADLPGKIMHPSRFDDSVVFAYVSRLSADTGAVAKIGSVNPGNAASGLPTIHAVITVLDPVTGRLVAVMDGTQITTLRTAAASAVAIDALSTPDSADLALLGSGTQALAHARAVARVREVKSVRLWSPTARNRSSAAERLAAELSLPVQAVGTAQEAVTGASLVAACTLSTTPVVRGEWLAPGATVVTVGSFAPGRREVDAEVLRRAASVVVDDPVTAAAHAGPVVDALSEGLLAHEDLVGLGAVLTGQSFPRSGPGDIVYYNSVGLGIQDAAAAWAVVEAARKVGL, from the coding sequence ATGACCGACGACGTCCTCTTCCTCTCCGGAGACCAGGTGACGCGCCTGCTGAGCCTCGACGCGGCGATCGCCTCGCAGCGCGCGGCTTTCACGGCGCTCGGCGCCGACGCGGCCGACCTGCCCGGGAAGATCATGCACCCGAGCCGCTTCGACGACAGCGTCGTCTTCGCGTACGTCTCCCGGCTGTCCGCCGACACCGGCGCCGTCGCGAAGATCGGCAGCGTCAACCCGGGCAACGCGGCGTCCGGCCTGCCCACCATCCACGCCGTCATCACCGTGCTCGACCCGGTCACCGGCCGCCTGGTCGCCGTCATGGACGGCACGCAGATCACGACCCTGCGCACGGCCGCCGCGAGCGCCGTGGCGATCGACGCCCTGTCCACCCCCGACAGCGCGGACCTCGCCCTCCTCGGCTCCGGCACCCAGGCCCTCGCCCACGCCCGGGCCGTCGCCCGGGTGCGCGAGGTGAAGTCCGTACGGCTGTGGAGCCCGACCGCGCGGAATCGCTCCAGCGCCGCCGAGCGGCTTGCCGCCGAACTGAGCCTCCCCGTCCAGGCGGTCGGCACCGCGCAGGAGGCCGTGACGGGGGCGTCGCTGGTCGCGGCCTGCACGCTCAGTACGACGCCCGTCGTGCGCGGGGAGTGGCTGGCCCCCGGGGCCACGGTGGTCACCGTGGGTTCGTTCGCGCCCGGGCGCCGGGAGGTGGACGCGGAGGTTCTGCGGCGCGCCGCGAGCGTCGTCGTCGACGACCCGGTGACCGCGGCCGCGCACGCCGGGCCGGTGGTGGACGCGCTGAGCGAAGGGCTGCTGGCGCACGAGGACCTGGTCGGGCTCGGCGCCGTGCTCACCGGGCAGAGCTTCCCGAGGTCCGGACCCGGCGACATCGTCTACTACAACAGCGTCGGCCTCGGCATCCAGGACGCGGCCGCCGCGTGGGCCGTGGTCGAGGCAGCCAGGAAGGTGGGCCTGTGA
- a CDS encoding serine hydrolase, translating to MALLTQEVDPGEVGLDAKALDRLDQHFAHYVDEGRIPGYLVSVARGGRVAHLATHGHRDLAAGLPVEADTLWRIYSMTKPVTSVAALLLVEEGKLSLDDPVERHLPAFAEPRVYVSGSGADTVTRPADGPIRIRHLMTHTAGLTFAFYRTHPVDALYRDANLDSAVLPGSNLAETVDVYASLPLQFEPGTQWNYSVATNVLGRVIEVVSGRPLDEFFAERIFGPLGMADAGFCVSDEQADRLSELYGETDEGGIEPIPGLPLHGRPRFLSGSGGMAASAHDIHRFMELLRRRGELDGTRLLSPGTVDLMTSNHLPGGADLRAFGSRPAHDEPGNDGLGFGLGVSVVIDPTRTRAPAGLGTYGWSGVATTTFWVDPGRDLTVQFMTQVRPRTSHTMFQDLKRLVHEAVTGD from the coding sequence ATGGCACTGCTGACACAAGAGGTCGACCCGGGCGAGGTCGGGCTGGACGCGAAGGCTCTGGACCGCCTCGACCAGCACTTCGCCCACTACGTCGACGAGGGGCGGATACCCGGCTACCTGGTCTCCGTCGCCCGCGGTGGACGCGTCGCCCACCTCGCCACGCACGGCCACCGGGACCTGGCGGCCGGGCTGCCCGTCGAGGCCGACACGCTGTGGCGGATCTACTCCATGACCAAGCCGGTCACCTCGGTCGCCGCGCTGCTGCTGGTGGAGGAGGGCAAGCTGTCGCTCGACGACCCGGTCGAGCGCCATCTGCCCGCCTTCGCCGAGCCTCGGGTGTACGTCAGCGGATCCGGCGCCGACACCGTGACCCGCCCGGCCGACGGGCCGATACGCATCCGGCACCTGATGACCCACACCGCCGGACTGACCTTCGCCTTCTACCGCACGCATCCCGTCGACGCCCTCTACCGCGACGCCAACCTGGACTCGGCGGTGCTTCCGGGTTCGAACCTGGCCGAGACGGTCGACGTGTACGCGAGTCTGCCGCTGCAGTTCGAGCCGGGGACGCAGTGGAACTACTCGGTCGCCACGAACGTCCTGGGCCGGGTCATCGAGGTCGTGTCCGGGCGGCCGCTCGACGAGTTCTTCGCCGAGCGGATCTTCGGGCCGCTCGGGATGGCCGACGCCGGCTTCTGCGTGAGCGACGAACAGGCGGACAGGCTCAGCGAGTTGTACGGCGAGACCGACGAGGGCGGCATCGAGCCGATCCCCGGCCTCCCGCTGCACGGCCGCCCCCGCTTCCTGTCCGGCAGCGGCGGCATGGCGGCCTCCGCGCACGACATCCACCGCTTCATGGAGCTGCTGCGCCGCCGCGGCGAACTCGACGGCACCCGTCTGCTGTCCCCCGGGACCGTGGACCTGATGACGTCCAACCACCTTCCGGGCGGCGCCGACCTGCGCGCCTTCGGCAGCCGCCCCGCCCACGACGAGCCCGGCAACGACGGCCTGGGCTTCGGCCTCGGCGTCTCCGTGGTGATCGACCCGACCCGTACGAGGGCCCCGGCCGGCCTCGGCACCTACGGCTGGAGCGGGGTCGCGACCACCACGTTCTGGGTCGACCCGGGCCGCGACCTGACGGTGCAGTTCATGACGCAGGTGCGGCCGAGGACGTCGCACACGATGTTCCAGGACCTCAAGCGGCTCGTGCACGAGGCCGTCACGGGCGACTGA
- a CDS encoding glycosyltransferase family 4 protein, whose amino-acid sequence MTDVTLEKTALQKTGLQKTDLEKAEQGTLGYVPVQHPVLKNAEIIPMSLRSVHFVMPGGVDDPAAPSGGNAYDRRVSLDLPGFGWQVHKHPVDGSWPSPGAAARAELARTLREFADGTVVLLDGLVACGVPEIIVPEAERLRLAVLVHLPLGDETGLDPAVAAELDARERTVLRAVPAVIATSDWAVRRLVAHHGLAPERVHVAAPGADIAPLASGTDGVSRLLCVAAVTPRKGQHRLVEALAAVTDLPWSCVCVGGLNQDPEYVAELRSLIARHGLADRLTLAGPQSGAALDASYNAADLMVLTSYAETYGMAVTEALARGIPVLATDVGGLPEAVGRAPDGGVPGILVPPENPAAIAAELRGWFGEADVRRRLKAAARGRRAALNGWAGTARSLAAVLGRLPNEPRRAA is encoded by the coding sequence GTGACCGACGTGACCCTGGAGAAGACGGCTCTGCAGAAGACGGGTCTGCAAAAGACCGATCTGGAGAAGGCGGAGCAGGGCACGCTCGGCTATGTGCCCGTGCAGCACCCCGTCCTGAAGAACGCCGAGATCATCCCCATGTCCCTGCGCTCCGTGCACTTCGTCATGCCGGGCGGCGTCGACGACCCGGCCGCCCCGAGCGGCGGCAACGCCTACGACCGGCGGGTGAGTCTGGATCTGCCCGGCTTCGGCTGGCAGGTCCACAAGCACCCGGTGGACGGCAGCTGGCCCAGCCCCGGCGCGGCAGCCCGTGCGGAACTCGCCCGTACGCTGCGGGAGTTCGCGGACGGCACGGTCGTCCTCCTCGACGGGCTGGTCGCCTGCGGCGTGCCCGAGATCATCGTCCCGGAGGCGGAGCGGCTGCGCCTCGCGGTCCTCGTCCACCTGCCGCTCGGTGACGAGACGGGGCTCGACCCGGCCGTCGCCGCGGAGCTGGACGCCCGGGAACGCACCGTGCTGCGGGCCGTCCCCGCGGTCATCGCCACCAGCGACTGGGCGGTCCGCCGCCTCGTCGCCCACCACGGCCTCGCCCCCGAGCGGGTCCATGTCGCCGCCCCCGGCGCCGACATCGCGCCCCTCGCGTCCGGCACGGACGGCGTGTCACGGCTGCTGTGCGTGGCCGCCGTCACGCCGCGCAAGGGACAGCACCGGCTGGTGGAGGCGCTCGCGGCGGTGACCGACCTGCCGTGGAGCTGCGTGTGCGTGGGCGGGCTGAACCAGGATCCCGAGTACGTGGCCGAGCTGCGGTCCCTGATAGCGCGGCACGGCCTCGCGGACCGGCTGACCCTGGCGGGCCCGCAGTCCGGCGCCGCACTCGACGCCAGCTACAACGCCGCCGACCTCATGGTGCTCACCTCCTACGCCGAGACGTACGGCATGGCGGTGACAGAAGCGCTCGCACGCGGAATCCCCGTGCTGGCCACGGACGTCGGCGGCCTCCCGGAGGCGGTCGGCCGGGCGCCCGACGGCGGCGTCCCCGGCATCCTCGTCCCGCCGGAGAACCCCGCCGCGATCGCCGCCGAGCTGCGCGGCTGGTTCGGCGAGGCGGACGTACGACGCCGACTGAAGGCGGCGGCCCGGGGACGCCGGGCCGCCCTGAACGGCTGGGCCGGCACGGCCCGCAGCCTGGCCGCGGTCCTGGGCCGACTGCCGAACGAACCCCGGAGGGCGGCATGA
- a CDS encoding class I SAM-dependent methyltransferase has product MRKTATTQSGGTIPAQPGPRDATESTRRGPQDGIVSAEGDMSGVSGRAAADADADAVILGAGPSFRPGERATVRLRDAGPDDPPRYAPEWLELRESADAAARAHDLLDPLRIRLANLPGRAGLVIHDVGCGTGSMGRWLAPHLDGPQHWVLHDRDPYLLHFAAVASPRSSADGSRVTVETRRGDIGRLTPDALAGASLVTASALLDVLTREEVATLAAACAGAGCPALLTLSVAGRVELTPSDPLDTEIAEAFNTHQRRSGMLGPDAITAAAEAFSEHGATVQVHPSPWRLGPGESALTAQWLRGWVGAAVEQRPELRERADRYLQDRLAACEAGELHVVVHHSDLLALCRPTGGAS; this is encoded by the coding sequence ATGAGGAAGACGGCAACGACACAGAGCGGGGGGACGATCCCGGCACAGCCGGGACCACGCGACGCGACGGAATCGACGCGCCGGGGGCCGCAGGACGGGATCGTTTCGGCGGAGGGTGACATGAGCGGTGTGTCCGGACGGGCGGCGGCTGACGCGGACGCGGACGCCGTGATTCTCGGGGCCGGGCCCAGCTTCCGTCCCGGTGAGCGGGCCACCGTACGGCTGCGGGACGCCGGTCCCGACGACCCGCCCCGTTATGCCCCCGAGTGGCTGGAGCTGCGCGAGAGCGCCGATGCTGCCGCGCGGGCGCACGACCTGCTCGATCCGCTGCGGATCCGGCTGGCCAACCTGCCGGGACGGGCCGGACTGGTCATCCACGACGTGGGCTGCGGCACCGGCTCCATGGGCCGTTGGCTCGCGCCCCACCTCGACGGCCCCCAGCACTGGGTCCTGCACGACCGCGACCCCTACCTCCTGCACTTTGCCGCCGTGGCCTCCCCCCGCTCCTCCGCCGACGGCAGCCGCGTCACGGTCGAGACGCGCCGCGGCGACATCGGCCGTCTCACCCCGGACGCCCTGGCCGGCGCCTCGCTGGTGACCGCCTCCGCACTGCTCGACGTCCTCACGCGCGAGGAGGTCGCCACCCTCGCCGCCGCGTGTGCGGGCGCGGGCTGCCCGGCGCTGCTGACGCTCTCCGTCGCCGGGCGCGTCGAACTCACCCCGTCCGACCCGCTGGACACAGAGATCGCCGAGGCGTTCAACACCCACCAGCGGCGCTCGGGCATGCTGGGCCCGGACGCGATCACGGCAGCGGCCGAGGCCTTCTCCGAGCACGGCGCGACCGTCCAGGTGCACCCGAGCCCCTGGCGTCTCGGCCCCGGCGAGTCGGCCCTCACGGCCCAGTGGCTGCGCGGCTGGGTCGGCGCGGCGGTCGAGCAACGCCCCGAACTCCGTGAGCGCGCCGACCGCTACCTGCAGGACCGCCTCGCCGCCTGTGAGGCGGGCGAGCTGCACGTCGTGGTCCACCACAGCGACCTGCTGGCGCTGTGCCGACCGACGGGCGGAGCGTCATGA
- a CDS encoding PPOX class F420-dependent oxidoreductase, which produces MTEDSTQNALLALLSEGHGGVLVTLKRDGRPQLSNVGHAYYPDERIIRVSITDDRAKTRNLRRDPRASYHVTSSDRWAYVVAEGTAELSPVAKDPYDATVEELVRLYRDVLGEHPDWEDFRAAMVRDGRLVLRLKVERAYGIPKGANQG; this is translated from the coding sequence ATGACTGAGGACTCCACCCAGAACGCACTGCTCGCGCTGCTCTCCGAGGGCCACGGCGGGGTGCTTGTCACCCTCAAGCGCGACGGCCGGCCGCAGCTGTCCAACGTGGGCCACGCCTACTACCCCGACGAGCGGATCATCCGCGTCTCGATCACGGACGATCGCGCCAAGACCCGCAATCTGCGCCGGGACCCCCGGGCGTCGTACCACGTCACGTCCTCCGACCGGTGGGCGTACGTCGTCGCCGAGGGCACGGCGGAGCTCTCGCCGGTCGCGAAGGACCCGTACGACGCCACGGTCGAGGAGCTCGTCCGCCTCTACCGCGACGTCCTGGGCGAGCACCCCGACTGGGAGGACTTCCGGGCCGCGATGGTCCGGGACGGGCGGCTGGTGTTGCGGTTGAAAGTGGAACGGGCTTACGGGATTCCGAAGGGGGCCAACCAGGGGTGA
- a CDS encoding TetR/AcrR family transcriptional regulator has protein sequence MQESDSDTGLRARLVDAGVDLVTREGAQALTLREIARRAGVSHGAPRRYFPTHLELLSAIARRGFDELAKRATAAAAVGDGAAGPRAQLAALGRVYLEFALGNRGMYELMFRHDLLQSGHLGLRDTSLPLFGRLVDLVARARPDTDARLVAGALWANLHGIAQLWGWGSLQLATGADDFAPLLHAALDAHLGR, from the coding sequence ATGCAGGAATCCGATTCCGATACGGGACTGCGGGCCCGACTCGTCGACGCAGGCGTGGACCTCGTGACCCGGGAAGGCGCCCAGGCGCTCACCCTGCGGGAGATCGCCCGCCGGGCCGGCGTCTCGCACGGCGCCCCACGCCGCTACTTCCCCACCCACCTGGAACTGCTGTCGGCCATCGCACGCCGCGGCTTCGACGAACTGGCGAAGCGGGCGACGGCGGCGGCTGCCGTCGGCGACGGTGCGGCGGGCCCCCGGGCGCAGCTGGCCGCGCTGGGGCGCGTCTACCTGGAGTTCGCGCTGGGCAACCGCGGCATGTACGAGCTGATGTTCCGCCACGATCTGCTGCAGAGCGGCCACTTGGGACTGCGGGACACCAGCCTCCCCCTCTTCGGCCGCCTGGTGGACCTGGTCGCCCGGGCACGCCCCGACACCGACGCCCGGCTCGTCGCGGGCGCGTTGTGGGCCAACCTGCACGGCATCGCCCAGCTGTGGGGCTGGGGCAGCCTCCAACTCGCCACGGGCGCCGACGACTTCGCACCCCTGCTGCACGCGGCCCTGGACGCACACCTCGGGCGGTGA
- a CDS encoding saccharopine dehydrogenase — protein sequence MTDLHLWLRHEVRSTERRTPIVPSDARRLVESGVTLTVEESPQRIFPIEEYAAVGCRVVPSGSWVSAPADVVVIGLKELPDGPAELTHRHIFFGHAYKQQPGAEDLLRRFADGGGALLDLEYLVDDQGRRLAAFGFWAGYLGAALAVLQHRGRLVAPLAPTSKDELDEILQPAADDEEFTALVIGALGRSGRGACLAFLTAGIEATPWDLAETRDLDREALLAHDVLVNAVLATSPVPPFLREQDLDDPARRLRTLCDVTVDVGSPLNVLPVYDRTTEWTEPVRRLRKEPALDLIAIDNLPSLLPRESSTDFSAALVLQLLEFEAGGPWGRCLDRFHHACRELGIAEGEFRHV from the coding sequence ATGACCGATCTCCACCTGTGGCTGCGCCACGAGGTCCGTTCCACCGAGCGACGCACCCCGATCGTGCCGTCCGACGCCCGGCGGCTCGTCGAGAGCGGAGTGACGCTGACCGTCGAGGAGTCCCCGCAGCGGATCTTCCCCATCGAGGAGTACGCGGCGGTCGGCTGCCGCGTCGTGCCCTCGGGCTCCTGGGTGTCGGCCCCGGCCGACGTCGTCGTCATCGGGCTGAAGGAACTCCCGGACGGACCCGCCGAACTGACGCACCGGCACATCTTCTTCGGCCACGCCTACAAGCAGCAGCCCGGCGCCGAGGACCTGCTCCGCCGGTTCGCCGACGGGGGCGGGGCCCTGCTCGACCTGGAGTACCTGGTGGACGACCAGGGCCGCCGCCTCGCCGCTTTCGGCTTCTGGGCCGGCTATCTCGGTGCCGCGCTGGCCGTCCTCCAGCACCGGGGCAGGCTCGTCGCGCCGCTGGCCCCCACGTCGAAGGACGAACTCGACGAGATCCTCCAACCAGCCGCCGACGACGAGGAGTTCACGGCGCTCGTGATCGGCGCCCTGGGACGCAGCGGCCGCGGCGCTTGCCTCGCGTTCCTGACCGCCGGCATCGAGGCGACGCCCTGGGACCTCGCCGAGACCCGCGACCTGGACCGCGAGGCCCTGCTGGCGCACGACGTGTTGGTCAACGCCGTCCTCGCCACCAGCCCCGTCCCGCCCTTCCTGCGCGAGCAGGACCTCGACGACCCCGCCCGCCGGCTGCGCACCCTCTGCGACGTCACCGTCGACGTCGGCTCACCCCTGAACGTCCTGCCCGTCTACGACCGCACGACCGAGTGGACCGAGCCCGTGCGCCGACTGCGCAAGGAGCCTGCGCTCGACCTCATCGCCATCGACAACCTGCCCTCCCTGCTGCCCAGGGAGTCCAGCACCGACTTCTCGGCGGCGCTGGTGCTCCAGCTGCTGGAGTTCGAGGCGGGTGGGCCGTGGGGGCGCTGTCTGGACCGGTTCCACCATGCCTGCCGTGAACTCGGCATCGCAGAAGGGGAGTTCCGTCATGTCTGA
- a CDS encoding creatininase family protein: MSGSQTRPAAHSLVPADTTEDVRKRGAGVSRQVAVLPVGSFEQHGPFLPLATDTLVACAVAREIAATHPVHLLPPVTISCSHEHAAWPGTVSISSVTLHAVIRDIAASLRRSGVDALVLVNGHGGNYVLGNVVQESSARGERMALFPAAEDWEAARERAGVETSLLTDMHAGEIETSILLHTHPELIRPGYETSDFVADDRRHLLTLGMSGYTDSGVIGRPSLGCAEKGKRLLASLADSFGAYVSLLTSADDSVPDTSDARA; this comes from the coding sequence ATGAGTGGTTCACAAACGCGGCCGGCGGCACACTCGTTGGTGCCCGCGGACACCACCGAAGACGTACGGAAGCGAGGCGCGGGCGTTTCACGACAGGTCGCGGTCCTGCCCGTCGGGAGCTTCGAGCAGCACGGTCCGTTCCTTCCGCTGGCCACCGACACGCTCGTGGCCTGCGCGGTCGCGCGCGAGATAGCCGCCACGCATCCGGTGCACCTTCTTCCACCGGTGACGATCTCCTGCTCGCACGAGCACGCGGCCTGGCCGGGGACCGTCAGCATCTCCTCAGTGACCCTTCATGCGGTGATACGGGACATAGCGGCTTCGCTCCGCCGGTCGGGCGTGGACGCCCTGGTTCTGGTCAACGGGCACGGCGGAAACTACGTACTGGGCAATGTCGTTCAGGAGTCCTCCGCGCGCGGCGAGCGGATGGCGCTGTTCCCGGCCGCGGAGGACTGGGAGGCGGCGCGGGAGCGGGCGGGGGTGGAGACCTCGCTGCTCACCGACATGCACGCGGGGGAAATTGAGACCTCCATCCTTCTGCACACTCATCCCGAATTGATCCGACCCGGTTATGAGACTTCCGATTTCGTGGCGGACGACCGTCGCCACCTCTTGACTCTCGGTATGTCCGGCTATACCGATTCGGGTGTCATAGGCCGTCCTTCGCTGGGCTGCGCGGAAAAGGGGAAGCGGCTGCTGGCGAGCCTCGCGGATTCCTTCGGCGCGTATGTGTCACTGCTGACCTCCGCGGACGATTCCGTACCGGACACATCAGACGCAAGGGCATAG
- the ribA gene encoding GTP cyclohydrolase II, with product MTEKIGVLGKKSAQRTQRSGVERVVNAPLPTVYGEFRAIGYLDHDRGDEQVALVYGEIGTDDVLTRLHSECLTGDAFGSQHCECGDQLASALRAVVAEGSGIVVYLRGHEGRGIGLLGKLRAMALQAEGLDTVEANLALGLPVDARDYGVAAEMLHDLGVSSVRLMSNNPRKREALLRHGIQVAEQVPLLIPPCENNITYLRTKRERLDHHLPHLDAVAHLS from the coding sequence ATGACAGAAAAAATTGGTGTGCTCGGCAAGAAGTCCGCACAGCGTACGCAGCGTTCCGGCGTGGAACGCGTGGTGAATGCCCCCCTGCCCACCGTGTACGGGGAATTCCGCGCGATCGGTTACCTCGACCACGACCGCGGCGACGAACAAGTGGCCCTCGTCTACGGCGAGATCGGCACGGACGACGTCCTGACCCGGCTGCACTCCGAGTGCCTGACCGGCGACGCCTTCGGCTCCCAGCACTGCGAGTGCGGCGACCAGCTCGCCTCCGCGCTGCGTGCCGTCGTCGCCGAAGGAAGCGGCATAGTCGTCTACTTGCGGGGCCACGAGGGCCGCGGCATCGGTCTGCTCGGCAAGCTGCGGGCGATGGCCCTGCAGGCGGAGGGCCTGGACACCGTCGAGGCCAACCTCGCGCTCGGCCTGCCGGTGGACGCCCGCGACTACGGGGTCGCCGCCGAGATGCTGCACGACCTGGGGGTGAGCAGCGTCCGCCTGATGTCGAACAACCCGCGCAAGCGCGAGGCGTTGCTGCGACACGGCATCCAGGTGGCCGAGCAGGTCCCGCTGCTGATCCCGCCGTGCGAGAACAACATCACCTACCTGCGCACCAAGCGGGAGCGCCTCGACCACCACCTGCCCCATCTGGACGCGGTCGCGCACCTGTCCTGA
- a CDS encoding saccharopine dehydrogenase family protein — MSDPSTRMPASGTVHWVGAGLSTGSGLARLCDTADRVRLWHRTESRAADALARRGLAGRAEPRAYTLPALTAELAPGDVVVSMLPAPEHAGILAACVQRQAHFACSSYVSDAVVEQVPAAAAAGLVVLTEAGLDPGIDHLFAHCLVGRAREAVGDDTAASYSLTSYCGGVPAVPNDFRYRFSWAPAGVLNALRSPARYVRDGAETVAERPWEMTRRHVVDGEAFEVYPNRDSVPFVEQYGLPPAWKPQAFVRGTLRLEGWLRAWDAVFEELKAGDDARIAALAGELAAKYPTTDADRDRVVLAVSLDVRGGDGRTWSGSYLLDLVGDAEESAMARCVSRPLALGVRHILDGSLPAGLNRAAETAARSQEWLRELALEGVEFALRVDR, encoded by the coding sequence ATGTCTGACCCCTCCACACGCATGCCCGCGAGTGGCACCGTCCACTGGGTCGGCGCCGGACTGTCCACGGGCAGCGGTCTGGCCCGGCTCTGCGACACCGCCGACCGCGTACGCCTGTGGCACCGCACCGAGAGCCGCGCGGCGGACGCCCTGGCCCGGCGGGGACTCGCCGGACGCGCCGAGCCCCGCGCCTACACGCTCCCGGCGCTCACGGCCGAACTGGCGCCCGGCGACGTCGTCGTATCGATGCTGCCCGCGCCGGAACACGCCGGGATCCTGGCAGCCTGCGTCCAGCGGCAGGCGCACTTCGCCTGCTCCAGCTATGTGTCGGACGCGGTGGTGGAGCAGGTGCCCGCGGCCGCCGCGGCCGGGCTCGTCGTCCTCACCGAGGCCGGCCTCGACCCGGGCATCGACCACCTCTTCGCCCACTGCCTCGTCGGCCGCGCCCGGGAGGCCGTGGGCGACGACACGGCCGCCTCGTACAGCCTGACGTCGTACTGCGGCGGTGTCCCCGCGGTTCCGAACGACTTCAGGTACCGCTTCAGCTGGGCGCCCGCCGGTGTGCTCAACGCCCTGCGCTCACCGGCGCGTTATGTGCGGGACGGTGCCGAGACGGTCGCCGAGCGGCCGTGGGAGATGACGCGGCGGCATGTGGTGGACGGGGAGGCGTTCGAGGTCTACCCCAACCGCGACAGTGTTCCGTTCGTCGAACAGTACGGGCTGCCGCCGGCCTGGAAGCCGCAGGCCTTCGTGCGCGGCACGTTGCGTCTGGAGGGCTGGCTGCGCGCCTGGGACGCCGTCTTCGAGGAGCTGAAGGCCGGCGACGACGCCCGGATCGCCGCCCTGGCGGGGGAGCTGGCCGCCAAGTACCCCACCACGGACGCCGACCGCGACCGCGTCGTCCTCGCCGTGTCGCTGGACGTGCGCGGCGGGGACGGGCGGACGTGGTCCGGCAGTTACCTCCTCGACCTGGTGGGGGACGCGGAGGAGAGCGCGATGGCCCGCTGTGTCTCCCGGCCCCTCGCCCTGGGCGTGCGCCACATCCTGGACGGCTCCCTGCCGGCGGGCCTGAACCGCGCCGCCGAGACGGCGGCCCGCTCGCAGGAGTGGCTGCGCGAACTCGCGCTGGAAGGTGTGGAGTTCGCCCTGCGCGTGGACAGGTAG
- a CDS encoding MFS transporter gives MNPRLTLASSVAGAVIVALDGTVLTLAQPTLQRELGASFAQVQWTSTGYLIAVAGLLVFAGRLGDRYGHHRVFGIGMLGFGAASAGIALAPGVGWVVGLRVVQGVFGALSQPATLGMLRAAYPPDRLRTPIAVRTAAIGVAAAAGPVIGGALVAGPGWRAVFLLNVVPALVFGALALAVRPAPAASPARLDLPGALLLAVTLACLVHALVAMPGWGWTAATATVTGAAFIRHERRTASPLLPPDVIGSAAVGSALGMLVAASAALSGALFVGTFLLQGTLALDPFRSALVSLPLALLMVLAAPSCAVLLRRAGARRTTVAAMTVLALGILALSRASATPALCAAFALVGAGFGTVMVAATHVVVREAAVEAPEGRAGGESPSARRPEGLSTVGLSTPAGAPRRRLRSKGLSAGVAGGLQQTAMNLGPVLGVAAATALMGSGGGPELPLSILAGVALAGAALGRKLPGRPDDAIDDHGQSKDRTRVPARR, from the coding sequence ATGAACCCGCGCCTCACCCTCGCGAGCAGTGTCGCCGGCGCCGTGATCGTCGCGCTCGACGGCACCGTCCTGACCCTCGCCCAGCCCACCCTGCAACGCGAGCTGGGTGCCTCCTTCGCTCAGGTCCAGTGGACGAGCACCGGCTATCTCATCGCGGTGGCCGGCCTGTTGGTGTTCGCCGGACGGCTCGGCGACCGGTACGGGCACCATCGCGTCTTCGGCATCGGCATGCTCGGCTTCGGGGCGGCGTCGGCCGGTATCGCGCTGGCGCCCGGTGTCGGCTGGGTCGTCGGACTGCGGGTGGTGCAGGGCGTGTTCGGGGCACTGTCGCAGCCGGCCACGCTCGGGATGCTGCGGGCCGCTTACCCTCCCGACCGGCTGCGGACGCCGATCGCCGTACGAACCGCCGCGATCGGGGTGGCAGCCGCTGCCGGGCCGGTCATAGGCGGTGCGCTGGTGGCCGGGCCGGGCTGGCGGGCCGTGTTCCTGCTGAATGTCGTGCCCGCCCTCGTCTTCGGTGCGCTCGCCCTCGCCGTGCGGCCCGCGCCCGCCGCCTCGCCCGCCCGGCTCGACCTACCCGGCGCCCTCCTGCTCGCGGTGACCCTGGCCTGCCTGGTCCACGCCCTCGTCGCAATGCCGGGGTGGGGCTGGACCGCCGCGACCGCCACGGTCACCGGCGCCGCCTTCATCCGGCACGAGCGCCGCACCGCGAGCCCTCTCCTGCCACCCGACGTGATCGGCTCGGCGGCGGTCGGCTCGGCGCTCGGCATGCTGGTGGCCGCGTCGGCGGCGCTGTCGGGCGCGCTGTTCGTCGGCACGTTCCTGTTGCAGGGCACGCTCGCTCTGGACCCGTTCCGCAGCGCCCTGGTCAGCCTGCCGCTGGCCCTGCTGATGGTGCTCGCGGCGCCCTCGTGCGCGGTGCTGCTGCGCCGGGCCGGGGCCCGTCGTACGACCGTGGCGGCGATGACGGTCCTCGCACTCGGGATCCTCGCCCTCTCCCGCGCCTCGGCCACGCCTGCCCTCTGCGCCGCGTTCGCCCTGGTGGGAGCCGGGTTCGGCACCGTGATGGTGGCGGCGACCCACGTCGTCGTACGCGAGGCCGCCGTCGAGGCGCCGGAGGGGCGCGCCGGAGGCGAGAGCCCGAGCGCGCGGAGGCCCGAAGGGCTGAGCACGGTCGGGCTCTCGACACCGGCTGGAGCGCCCCGGAGGCGACTCCGATCAAAGGGCCTGTCGGCCGGGGTGGCGGGCGGCCTGCAGCAGACCGCGATGAACCTCGGGCCGGTGCTGGGCGTGGCCGCCGCGACCGCCCTCATGGGGTCGGGCGGTGGCCCTGAGCTGCCGCTGAGTATCCTCGCCGGCGTCGCCCTGGCCGGTGCGGCGCTCGGCCGAAAGCTCCCCGGACGCCCCGACGACGCGATCGACGATCATGGGCAATCGAAGGACCGTACACGTGTTCCTGCGCGACGATGA